The following are from one region of the Jatrophihabitans telluris genome:
- a CDS encoding ubiquitin-like domain-containing protein: MTSSHRLALVDNPAEPSAPMPARRRLPARACRFGLYGLVLAGLVGGTAAWVSNGKSFTLRIDGRDQTVHASAADVGGVLSAAHIAIGQHDLVAPDPATAVASGATIVVRRGHLLHLTVNGASRDVWVNADSVSEALGQLGFSGDDYVSVSRAQRLTSSVTDLAIDSPKKLTFLVDGKRITTMSAGPTVYAAIDDAGISLGPNDRVSSTGTVHDGQVIRIKRVAYTHSTKTQTVPFPTVKRPDPASYVGTDTVVRAGKDGTARVTYQLIFIDGKYAGRVVLKTVNTAAAVPQITQVGTRKAPDFVTSVPAGSAQRIAAGMVADRGWGSDQFGCLVSLWTKESGWRTDAANPSGAYGIPQALPGSKMASVGADWQSSAATQITWGLGYISGVYGTPCAAWAHSQATNWY, translated from the coding sequence GTGACGAGTAGTCACCGGCTGGCCCTCGTCGACAACCCGGCCGAGCCGAGCGCGCCCATGCCTGCTCGCCGCCGACTGCCCGCTCGAGCGTGCCGCTTCGGCCTGTACGGGCTGGTTCTGGCCGGACTCGTCGGTGGCACGGCGGCCTGGGTGTCCAACGGCAAGTCGTTCACGTTGCGCATCGACGGACGCGACCAGACCGTGCACGCCTCGGCCGCCGACGTCGGCGGCGTCCTGTCGGCGGCGCACATCGCCATCGGACAGCACGACCTCGTCGCGCCGGACCCGGCGACCGCGGTGGCCAGCGGCGCCACCATCGTCGTGCGCCGCGGGCACCTGCTGCACCTGACGGTGAACGGCGCGAGCAGGGACGTGTGGGTCAACGCGGATTCCGTTTCCGAAGCCCTCGGACAACTCGGTTTCTCCGGTGACGACTACGTGTCGGTCTCGCGAGCCCAGCGCCTGACCTCGAGTGTGACCGACCTGGCGATCGACTCGCCCAAGAAACTGACGTTCCTCGTCGACGGCAAGCGGATCACCACGATGAGCGCCGGTCCGACGGTCTATGCCGCCATCGACGACGCCGGCATCTCGCTGGGTCCCAACGACCGGGTCTCGTCCACGGGCACGGTCCACGACGGACAGGTCATCCGTATCAAGCGGGTCGCCTACACCCACTCGACGAAGACCCAGACGGTGCCGTTCCCGACCGTGAAGCGCCCCGACCCCGCCAGCTACGTGGGCACGGACACCGTTGTGCGCGCGGGCAAGGACGGTACGGCGCGCGTTACGTACCAGCTGATCTTCATCGACGGAAAGTACGCCGGTCGTGTCGTGCTGAAGACGGTCAACACCGCCGCGGCCGTTCCACAGATCACCCAGGTGGGCACCCGTAAGGCGCCTGACTTCGTCACCAGCGTGCCCGCCGGATCGGCTCAGCGGATCGCGGCAGGCATGGTCGCCGACCGCGGCTGGGGCTCCGACCAGTTCGGGTGCCTGGTGAGTTTGTGGACCAAGGAGAGCGGCTGGCGCACCGACGCGGCCAATCCGAGCGGCGCGTACGGAATCCCGCAGGCACTGCCCGGGTCGAAGATGGCCAGCGTGGGTGCGGACTGGCAGAGCAGTGCGGCCACCCAGATCACCTGGGGCCTGGGCTACATCTCCGGTGTCTACGGCACGCCCTGCGCGGCGTGGGCACACTCGCAAGCCACCAACTGGTACTGA
- a CDS encoding helix-turn-helix domain-containing protein, producing the protein MTRVRNRQVLAECIRLSGLSERAFAARAGLAHATVNHLITGRRVSCSPPTAYAIEQALDCAPGTLFVPGAG; encoded by the coding sequence ATGACCCGCGTACGGAACCGACAGGTGCTGGCCGAATGCATCCGATTGAGCGGGCTGTCCGAGCGAGCGTTCGCCGCCCGCGCCGGTCTGGCGCACGCCACGGTGAATCATCTGATCACCGGCCGGCGGGTGTCGTGCTCCCCACCGACCGCATACGCCATCGAGCAAGCCCTCGACTGCGCGCCGGGCACGTTGTTCGTTCCGGGCGCAGGGTGA
- the glmU gene encoding bifunctional UDP-N-acetylglucosamine diphosphorylase/glucosamine-1-phosphate N-acetyltransferase GlmU has translation MKSAATPKVLHGFAGRSLLGHVLAAVDPLEPDRTAVVVGHRREAVTSHLHDIAPSAIPVVQAEQHGTGHAVRIALSHLAELGRPGEQSRTDPGRPTASGGTVLVLPGDAPLLTSAALSHLLIEHERTGAAATMLNSVVDDPTGYGRVIRTADGSGVSRVVEHADADADELAVREVSALVYAFDADLLADAVNRLSRANAQGEEYLPDVIGIFVAEGRTVGATLAPAAETAGVNDRVQLAYAHRTYNQRLLEQHMRNGVTVLDPATTWVDATVSLAPDVVLKPNVQLEGATSVGGGSAIGPDSTITDSRIGSHSVLQRVVAHHAEVGSGVTVGPYAYLRPGTVLADRVHVGTYVETKNADVGTGTKIPHLTYVGDATIGEHTNIGAASVFVNYDGVNKHHTVIGSHARTGADNMFVAPVTVGDGAYTAAGSVIIDDVPPGAMAVARAKQRNVAGWVQRRRAGTPAADAATAAATEASPAAPATAPEPPSDRPTTDRFTANP, from the coding sequence ATGAAGTCCGCTGCCACTCCGAAGGTTCTGCACGGGTTCGCCGGTCGGTCCCTGCTCGGCCACGTCCTCGCCGCGGTCGACCCCCTCGAGCCCGACCGCACCGCGGTTGTCGTCGGACACCGGCGCGAAGCCGTCACCAGTCACCTGCACGACATCGCCCCCAGCGCCATCCCCGTCGTCCAGGCCGAACAGCACGGCACCGGCCACGCCGTGCGGATCGCGCTGAGCCACCTCGCTGAGCTGGGACGGCCGGGCGAACAGAGCCGCACCGACCCGGGCCGACCGACCGCATCGGGCGGCACGGTGCTGGTGCTTCCCGGTGACGCCCCACTCCTGACGAGCGCAGCCCTCTCGCACCTGCTGATCGAGCACGAGCGGACGGGAGCAGCGGCCACGATGCTCAACAGTGTCGTCGACGATCCCACCGGCTACGGCCGGGTGATCCGCACCGCGGACGGTAGCGGCGTCAGCCGGGTGGTCGAGCACGCCGACGCCGACGCCGACGAGCTCGCGGTCCGGGAGGTCTCTGCCCTCGTCTACGCCTTCGACGCGGATCTGCTCGCCGACGCGGTCAACCGGCTGTCCCGGGCCAACGCGCAGGGTGAGGAATACCTGCCCGACGTCATCGGCATCTTCGTGGCCGAGGGACGGACCGTCGGCGCCACGCTGGCCCCAGCGGCTGAGACGGCCGGGGTCAACGACCGGGTGCAGCTGGCCTACGCGCACCGGACGTACAACCAGCGGCTGCTGGAACAGCACATGCGCAACGGGGTCACGGTGCTCGACCCCGCCACTACCTGGGTCGATGCCACGGTCAGTCTGGCTCCCGACGTGGTTCTCAAGCCCAACGTGCAGCTCGAAGGCGCGACGTCGGTAGGCGGCGGCAGCGCGATCGGCCCGGATTCCACCATCACCGACAGCCGGATCGGCTCGCACAGCGTGCTGCAACGGGTGGTGGCCCATCACGCCGAGGTCGGGTCCGGAGTCACGGTCGGCCCCTACGCCTACCTCCGGCCGGGCACCGTGCTGGCCGACCGGGTTCACGTGGGCACCTACGTCGAGACGAAGAACGCCGACGTCGGCACGGGTACCAAGATCCCGCATCTGACCTACGTCGGGGACGCGACCATCGGCGAGCACACCAACATCGGCGCGGCCAGCGTGTTCGTCAACTACGACGGGGTGAACAAGCACCACACGGTCATCGGCAGCCACGCTCGCACCGGGGCGGACAACATGTTCGTCGCGCCGGTCACCGTCGGCGACGGCGCCTACACCGCCGCCGGTTCGGTCATCATCGACGACGTACCGCCGGGCGCGATGGCGGTCGCGCGAGCCAAGCAGCGCAACGTGGCAGGCTGGGTGCAGCGGCGGCGCGCCGGAACCCCCGCCGCCGACGCGGCCACGGCGGCGGCCACTGAAGCCTCACCCGCAGCGCCGGCGACTGCACCCGAACCGCCATCCGACCGACCGACCACCGACCGCTTTACCGCGAACCCGTGA
- a CDS encoding resuscitation-promoting factor, which yields MRRSVKLGLYGIVLAGLLGGTAAWATGDTTKTVDLRVDGKDQNVHTTGHTVRDALASAGIAVGAHDIVAPDLQAPVANGSQIIVRRGHLLHLSVNGTVKDVWVNADSVDEALAQLGYDRSNFISVSRSQRLHDGVTSVEIDSPKRVTLKVDGTVRTVMTTGRTVYDAVALAAIRLGPNDKLSVLGTTLVKSGETIQVKRVKVLLRTETQSVPYNTVSKSDPSKYIGTTSVQTAGKNGAKQVTYRLVYVDGKLVGKYLMRSNVTSQPVSQVQQVGSKAKPAPKVTAPTSGGSGSGGGSSATPPANTSGRNWDAVASCESGGNWHINTGNGFYGGLQFDIGTWNSNGGGAYAARADLASREQQIAVANKVADARGSSPWPVCGQYL from the coding sequence TTGCGCCGCAGTGTGAAGTTAGGCCTGTACGGCATCGTGCTCGCCGGTCTCCTCGGTGGTACCGCCGCCTGGGCGACAGGTGACACCACCAAGACCGTCGACCTCCGGGTGGACGGCAAGGACCAGAACGTTCACACCACGGGCCACACGGTCCGTGATGCGCTGGCCTCGGCCGGCATCGCCGTCGGCGCGCACGACATCGTCGCCCCCGACCTGCAGGCCCCGGTCGCCAACGGCAGCCAGATCATCGTGCGCCGCGGCCACCTGCTGCACCTCAGCGTGAACGGCACGGTCAAAGACGTCTGGGTGAACGCCGATTCGGTCGACGAAGCACTGGCCCAGCTCGGCTACGACCGCAGCAACTTCATCTCCGTCTCCCGATCGCAGCGCCTGCACGACGGCGTGACGTCGGTCGAGATCGACTCGCCCAAGCGGGTGACCCTCAAGGTCGACGGCACGGTGCGCACGGTGATGACCACCGGCCGCACGGTGTACGACGCCGTGGCGCTGGCCGCCATCCGACTGGGTCCGAACGACAAGCTCTCCGTGCTCGGCACCACGCTCGTCAAGAGCGGCGAGACGATCCAGGTCAAGCGCGTCAAGGTTCTCCTGCGCACCGAGACGCAATCGGTGCCCTACAACACCGTGAGTAAGTCGGACCCGTCGAAGTACATCGGTACGACCTCGGTCCAGACAGCGGGCAAGAACGGCGCCAAGCAGGTGACCTACCGGCTGGTCTATGTCGACGGCAAGCTGGTCGGCAAGTACCTGATGCGCAGCAACGTCACCAGCCAGCCGGTCAGCCAGGTGCAACAGGTCGGCAGCAAAGCCAAGCCGGCGCCCAAGGTCACGGCGCCGACGAGCGGTGGCAGCGGAAGCGGCGGCGGCAGCAGCGCGACCCCGCCCGCGAACACCAGCGGCCGCAACTGGGACGCCGTCGCCTCCTGCGAGTCCGGTGGCAACTGGCACATCAACACCGGCAACGGCTTCTACGGTGGTCTGCAGTTCGACATCGGAACGTGGAACTCCAACGGTGGCGGCGCCTACGCCGCGCGGGCGGACCTCGCCTCGCGGGAGCAGCAGATCGCCGTAGCCAACAAGGTCGCCGACGCCCGCGGATCGAGCCCCTGGCCGGTCTGCGGACAGTACCTGTGA
- a CDS encoding TatD family hydrolase — MAKSSSSADRDLPPPLPRRLDATVFDAHCHVDAMAHRAGVARRDQGAPREYLDTVLDQAGAVGVTRIVNVGCEVGEWASTMASLEHPDVFGAIAVHPTEVAGLTDAHYAELEELLQHPKIVAVGETGLDYYWDRTSPQDQQLHFRKHLELAKRVGKPVMIHDRDAHDDVLRILDEEGPPPAGVVFHAFSGDAAMARHCVAAGYVLSFPGVLTFGNAPGLREAAALTPLEQMLVETDAPFLTPHPYRGRPNAPYLIPHVIRQVAELKEVSESVVCATISGTGARIFGI, encoded by the coding sequence ATGGCCAAAAGCAGCTCCTCCGCCGACCGTGACCTGCCACCGCCGCTGCCCCGGCGCCTGGACGCGACGGTGTTCGACGCGCATTGCCATGTGGACGCGATGGCCCACCGCGCCGGTGTGGCGCGCCGCGACCAGGGCGCCCCCCGCGAGTACCTCGACACCGTGCTCGACCAGGCTGGTGCGGTCGGGGTGACGCGCATCGTCAACGTGGGCTGCGAGGTCGGCGAGTGGGCCTCGACGATGGCCAGCCTCGAGCACCCCGACGTCTTCGGCGCGATCGCGGTCCACCCGACCGAAGTGGCGGGCTTGACCGACGCTCACTACGCCGAGCTCGAGGAATTGCTCCAGCACCCGAAGATCGTCGCCGTAGGGGAGACAGGCCTGGACTACTACTGGGACCGGACGTCTCCGCAGGACCAGCAGCTGCACTTCCGCAAGCACCTGGAGCTGGCCAAGCGGGTCGGCAAGCCGGTGATGATCCACGATCGCGACGCTCACGACGACGTGCTCCGGATCCTGGACGAGGAGGGCCCGCCACCAGCTGGTGTGGTCTTTCACGCCTTCAGCGGGGACGCGGCGATGGCGCGGCACTGCGTTGCCGCGGGCTATGTGCTGTCCTTCCCCGGCGTGCTCACCTTCGGAAACGCCCCGGGCCTGCGCGAAGCCGCGGCCCTCACCCCGCTGGAACAGATGCTGGTCGAGACCGACGCGCCGTTTCTCACCCCCCATCCGTATCGAGGCCGTCCCAACGCCCCGTACCTCATTCCGCATGTGATCCGTCAGGTCGCCGAGCTGAAAGAAGTCTCTGAATCGGTGGTCTGCGCCACCATTTCGGGCACAGGAGCACGCATTTTTGGGATCTGA
- a CDS encoding ribose-phosphate diphosphokinase gives MSTLQVAGRKSLMLFSGRAFPELADEIAGFLGVTVTPMTARDFANGEIFVRPEESVRGCDAFVIQSHTVPINQWVMETLIVVDALKRASAKRITVVAPFYPYSRQDKKHRGREPISARLMADLLKTAGADRIMSIDLHTAQIQGFFDGPVDHLFALPLLSDYIAKSYPSQQFTVVSPDTGRVRAAEQWADRLGGAPIAFIHKTRDINVANQVVANRVVGEVEGRLCILADDMIDTGSSIVKAADLLYESGAADVIVAATHAIFSPPATDRLKNSKVREVVVTNTLPIRPEQDFEKLTVLSIAPMIARAIKAVFEDGSVTSLFDGRS, from the coding sequence ATGAGCACCCTGCAGGTTGCCGGACGCAAGAGCCTGATGCTCTTCTCCGGCCGTGCCTTTCCCGAACTTGCCGACGAGATCGCCGGCTTCCTCGGCGTGACGGTCACCCCGATGACCGCGCGAGACTTCGCCAACGGGGAGATCTTCGTCCGGCCCGAGGAATCGGTACGCGGCTGCGACGCCTTCGTCATCCAATCCCACACCGTGCCCATCAACCAGTGGGTGATGGAGACCCTGATCGTGGTCGACGCCCTCAAGCGCGCCTCGGCCAAACGCATCACGGTGGTGGCGCCGTTCTATCCGTACTCACGCCAGGACAAGAAGCACCGCGGCCGTGAGCCGATCTCGGCCCGGCTGATGGCCGACCTGCTCAAGACCGCCGGCGCGGACCGGATCATGTCGATCGACCTGCACACCGCGCAGATCCAGGGCTTCTTCGACGGCCCGGTCGACCACCTGTTCGCCCTGCCGCTGCTGAGCGACTACATCGCCAAGAGCTATCCGAGCCAGCAGTTCACCGTGGTCTCCCCCGACACCGGCCGGGTCCGGGCCGCCGAGCAGTGGGCCGACCGGCTCGGCGGTGCGCCGATCGCGTTCATCCACAAGACCCGCGACATCAACGTCGCCAACCAGGTCGTGGCCAACCGGGTCGTCGGTGAGGTCGAGGGTCGGTTGTGCATCCTCGCCGACGACATGATCGACACGGGCTCCTCGATCGTGAAGGCGGCCGATCTGCTCTACGAATCCGGCGCCGCCGACGTCATCGTCGCCGCCACCCACGCGATCTTCTCCCCACCCGCCACCGATCGGCTGAAGAACTCCAAGGTCCGCGAGGTCGTGGTCACCAACACGCTGCCGATCCGTCCCGAGCAGGACTTCGAGAAACTCACCGTCTTGTCCATCGCCCCGATGATCGCCCGAGCGATCAAGGCGGTCTTCGAGGACGGTTCGGTCACCAGCCTGTTCGACGGCCGTAGCTGA
- the rsmA gene encoding 16S rRNA (adenine(1518)-N(6)/adenine(1519)-N(6))-dimethyltransferase RsmA, with protein sequence MTEAALLGPAEVRELAARLGIRPTKSLGQNFVHDPNTIRRIVKAAELSAHEPVLEVGPGLGSLSLGILAVSGHLTAVEIDPVLAAELPVTVAAQAPDLVGSLTVVVADALNMGPLPEPAPTALVANLPYNVSVPVLLHLLNTMPSLDHGLVMVQLEVADRLVAPPGSKVYGVPSAKLAWYGAARRVGTVPRTVFWPVPNVESGLVRFRRQAFPDRPDVPREAVFAVIDAAFSQRRKMLRSALASWAGSPARAEAILDRAGVDPTARGETIDIEGFVRVAAARD encoded by the coding sequence GTGACCGAGGCCGCGCTGCTGGGACCGGCCGAGGTCCGCGAGCTGGCGGCCCGGCTCGGCATCCGTCCCACCAAATCTCTAGGTCAGAACTTCGTGCACGATCCGAACACGATCAGGCGGATCGTCAAGGCGGCCGAGTTGAGTGCTCACGAGCCGGTGCTCGAGGTGGGCCCCGGGCTCGGTTCCCTCTCGCTGGGAATTCTGGCCGTCAGCGGCCATCTCACGGCCGTGGAGATCGACCCGGTCCTGGCTGCGGAACTTCCGGTCACGGTCGCTGCCCAGGCGCCTGACCTGGTCGGTTCGCTGACGGTCGTGGTGGCCGACGCGTTGAACATGGGCCCGCTGCCCGAACCCGCGCCCACGGCCCTGGTGGCCAACCTGCCCTACAACGTGTCCGTGCCGGTGCTGCTGCACCTGCTGAACACCATGCCGAGCCTGGACCACGGCCTGGTCATGGTCCAGCTGGAGGTGGCCGATCGCCTGGTCGCCCCGCCCGGGTCGAAGGTGTACGGCGTGCCGAGCGCGAAGCTGGCCTGGTACGGCGCGGCCCGGCGGGTGGGTACGGTGCCGCGGACAGTGTTCTGGCCGGTGCCCAACGTCGAATCCGGCCTGGTGCGCTTTCGCCGGCAGGCCTTTCCCGATCGTCCAGACGTGCCGCGGGAAGCCGTTTTCGCCGTGATCGACGCGGCGTTCTCGCAACGGCGCAAGATGCTGCGCTCGGCCCTGGCGTCCTGGGCCGGTTCGCCGGCGCGGGCCGAGGCGATCCTGGACCGGGCGGGGGTCGATCCGACGGCGCGTGGCGAGACCATCGACATCGAGGGCTTCGTTCGGGTCGCGGCGGCGCGGGACTGA